The following coding sequences are from one Capsicum annuum cultivar UCD-10X-F1 chromosome 3, UCD10Xv1.1, whole genome shotgun sequence window:
- the LOC124896645 gene encoding uncharacterized protein LOC124896645 yields the protein MDRYKLWYSGSEKHQDGVGILVDEEELRGKGDSAFCRNYKVIPGEHLSTQHRHLVMDMIIKKSKKRRFEEGHPRIKWRGLTPVTALDIGVKVAKIGVWKCRGDVDVAWDRAASCIMDTAREVLGVSRGRAGQHKENWWWNEEVKKKVKSKKKAYVKYFESKDEYEKQMNREVYNEARKEAKLAVMAAKTTMFESLYAGLGEKDREKRLYRLAKAREQKGRDLNQVKCIRGDGRVLVEDVQINKS from the exons atgGATAGATACAAGTTGTGGTACTCTGGGAGTGAGAAACATCAGGATGGAGTGGGCATCTTAGTGGACGAAGAAGAGCTGAGAGG gaagggggatagtgCCTTCTGTAGGAACTATAAAGTCATCCCAGGTGAGCATCTTTCAACGCAGCATAGGCATCTGGTGATGGACATGATTATTAAGAAGAGCAAGAAGAGAAGGTTCGAGGAGGGTCATCCTAGAATTAAGTGGAGAGGCTTGACGCCTGTTACTGCGCTGGACATAGGGGTAAAAGTGGCGAAAATAGGGGTGTGGAAGTGCAGGGGAGATGTGGATGTTGCATGGGATAGGGCTGCCAGCTGCATCATGGATactgctagagaagtgttgggtgtttcgaggggtcGGGCAGGACAGCATAAGGAgaactggtggtggaatgaagaagttaaaaagaaagtGAAGAGTAAGAAGAAGGCGTATGTTAAGTAttttgagagtaaagatgaataTGAGAAACAAATGAATAGGGAAGTGTACAATGAagcaaggaaggaggctaagttagcagttatggctGCTAAGACAACAATGTTTGAAAGCCTATATGCGGGGTTAGGGGAGAAAGACCGGGAAAAGAGACTGTATAGGCTGGCTAAAGCTAGGGAGCAAAAGGGTCGTGACCTCAATCAAGTGAAGTGTATTAGGGGGGATGGGAGAGTTTTGGTAGAGGACGTCCAGATTAATAAGAGTTGA